GAGAAATGTAAGGCATCGGTTGAAATGCGGTGAGAGACGATACATTAATAATGCTTCCAGAACGACGTTGCCGCATTTGTGGCAAAAATTTATGAGTTAAATCTACTAATGCCAGAATATTCAATTGCACCATCTTAATTTGCCGTTCTCCGTCGCTTTCGGCAAAGTCGCCATAGTGAGCAAAACCAGCATTATTGATTAACAAATCAATCGTCAATCCCTTTGCTTTCACAGCATCAAATACAGTATCAGTAGCGCCCGGTTCTGTTAGGTCTTTAACAAGAATATCTACTTGAATTTTGTATTGCTCTTGCAAATGAGATGCCAGCTTGCTCAATTGTTCTTTTGAACGAGCAACTAAAACAAGATTCGTATTGCGTGCAGCTAGTTCCTCTGCAAAGGCTTTACCAATACCGCCAGAGGCACCAGTAATTAAAGCTGTTGACATTCTGGATATGACTTTGGTTTTTTAATCTCTTTACAGATACTAACAATAGTTCCTGCAAGTTTTAACCGCCCGGAGTTATATACCCAAAGAGTCAACACATCAACCGAGCGATCGCCTCCATACAAGCGGCGATTGATAGTATAGAGCAAATTCCTCCAGAAACACTAGCAGCAAAAACAGCACAAATTAAATTACCGCCTTACAAGCATGATTTTGGCCAGACTGTCAGTAGTGTTGCAGATGCTGAACAAACTGACACCTTGATTGAAGCAGCAAAGCTATTTGCTTTGCAAGCTGCACAAGCATTGCAAAATCCACCCCACCGTGTACCAAAGTGGGAACAAATTGAAAAATTGTGGTTACAAGCAATTGATCGACTGGAAAACATTAATGAATGACTTGGATCACTTGCTTGTTCAGAGAAGTCTATGTTAGTATGATGAAAGTGCGGACGTATAGCTCAGTTGGTTAGAGCGCTACGTTGACATCGTAGAGGTCACTGGTTCGAGTCCAGTTACGTCCATATTTTCCTGTACAGTGACTAATTATGTGTCTGTGCCTTTACCCATAACTTTGCCGCAATGGCAAGCTTATACTCCTAATTTTCTCCGGCAAAGTTATGCTTCCAATTTTTTGATTGAAGGTAAAGGGGAATCCCTCAAGTTCGCTCCTTTAAGTTTACACACCAAGTTCACGTCTTGCTTCATGTAAAACAGCAGCGATAGGACACACAGATAAATTTTAGGCTTTAACTATACCATTTCGGGAGGCAGTCAGTTTACTTTGCCACTCTAGTTTTTTAGATTACCTTTATTTTTCCTTAACCTCTAACTTGAAAATGGGTGTAAGGGTGTAAGGGTGTAGGAAGAGTCAAATTTTCATGCTACTTAGAGGGATTTTCCCGTGATTAAGTCTATTGAACTTCCAACGATTCAGTATAGCGGTCAGACTAAGCCTAATTTTTCTTTGTTTTACTTTCCTCTTCAGGTTCCTTGACTTCATTATTCTTAGATGTAGTTTCTGGAGTATTCGGGTTTCTGTCTGTAACTCCAGGAGAACGAGAAGAATCATCAGATGTTTGGTCTTCTGCGTCAGATTTTTTTGGTTTTTGATTTTCTGTATTCATACTGGAAGGAAAATATTATATATTTTTCAGTAAACCAATTTACATTTTGGATGATTTTTAACAATATTCATATCCCTCCTAAGAGTTAATTTTGCTTTGGAGATGAGGAAGCCGCATCTGGTGTCTAAAAGACGAGGAGTTTTGCGCTTATTCTCCGACTGCTCCCAAGGATTTTAAAATAGTTTTCTGAGCAGTTGTTAAACCAGTAGTATTGTTAATATTCATACCTTCATATGGTCTACTGCATCTTAAGGTTTGCCAGCATTCACCTGTTTGCAGATACCAAAGTTTGATGGTTTGGTCTTCGCTACCGCTGGCTAATATGCAATTATCGGGGCTAATTGCAACCGTCCATATTGCTTTATCATGTCCTGACAATGTTCTAATATGTTTACCTGTACTGGCATCCCATAGTTTTACTGTTTGGTCGTCGCTACAACTAGCTAAAATCTGACCATCTGAACTAAATGCTACCATGCGGATGCGGTGGGTATGTGCTTGTAATGTGTGCAGACATTCCCCGGTGTTCACATCCCATAGTTTGATGGTTTTGTCGCAACTAGCACTGGCAATTATGTTTGCATTGGGGCTGAAAACTACGCAATCAACTCTATCTTGATGTCCTACCAGTGTCTGCAAGCAAGTTCGATTATTGACATCCCATATTTTGACAGTTTTGTCATCGCTAGCGCTTGCTAGTATGGTATTGTCAGGATGAAAGGCAACTGATTTGACTCTATTTTGATGTCCGACTAAAGTGTGCAAACATTCACCAGTCCGCCAATCCCAAAGTTTTACAGTACTGTCACGACTACCACTAGCTAAAATTTTCCCCTGGGGACTAAAAGCAACCGAATGTACCCAAGCCTCGTGTCCCCGGAGTGTTTTCAAGCATTGGCTTTGATGATTCCACAGTTTGATGGTGTTGTCATCACTACCGCTAGCTAGTAGACAATCTTTAATATGTTGAGGAGCAAAGGTGACTGAAGATATTAAGTTATTGTGTCCTTGTAATATTGAGTGGCATTTTCCCGTTTTTATATCCCATAGTCTAATTTTCTGATCTTGGGAACTGCTGGCTAATGTTTGACCATCTGGACTAAAAGCGAGAGATAATATCCAGTTACTATACCCTTTTAATGTTTTTAAGCAGCGTCGCGATCGCATATCCCAGAGTTTGATGGTTTGGTCCTCGCTGATACTCACTAAAGTTTGATTGTCTGGATGCAAATCAACTAACCAAACCCGCTGGTTATGTTCGTGTAACGTTTGCAGACATTCTCCAGTCTCCACATCCCAAATTTTGATTGTGTTATCTTCGCTGCCAGTAACTATGGTTTTATCGTCGTGACTAAAAGTTACAGTCCAGACAAAGCTGTTGTAATCTGGTAGAGTTTTGATGCATTGACCACTGGATATATCCCAGAATTTTACCGTATTACCATCGCTTCCGGTAACTAATGTTTGTCCGTCGTGACTTAAAGCAACAGCAAGTTCCCAATTAATCGGAATATTGAAGATTTGTAAACATTCCCCAGTTGGGATATCCCACAATCTAACGGTGTTATCAACACTTGCAGTAATTAATATTTGGTTGTGGGGATGGAAAGTGACAAAGGTGAGATTATTTGTATGTCCTCGGAAAACCTGCAAACATTGTCCGGTTGAGATATTCCATAATCTGATAGTTTTATCGTTGCTACCACTAGCTAAAGTGTTACCGTCGTGGCTAAATGCAACGGATTGTACATCTGATGTATGACCTGTTAGTATTTGCAAGCATTGCCCGCTTTCGACGTTCCATATCCTGATAGTGCGATCGCGACTCCCGCTAGCTAGGATTTTACCCTGGGGACTAAATGCAAGCGATCGCACCCAAGCTGTATGACCGTCAAGTTGAAGTAATTGTCTGATGTTGTCAACTTCCCATAGATATATTTGATTCTCAATCGCTGTTGCTAATAATTTACCTGTGGGGCTGAATTTGGCTGCTAAGATACTACCTAAAGTTTGGGTAAATACTGATTTACTTAAATCGGAATGAGCAAAGTTTGTTTGTTGTAAGTTGATTCCTTGCAGGTAAGCTTGCCAAATATTTAAATTAGAAAAGTCATAGTTATTTAGTTCTATATCAAGTTGTCGCAAGAGATTAATTATATTACCCGCAGCATATCCCGGTTTTGGGGTTATAGAGGATTTGAGTTGCGATAAAAGTTGATTTAAATGCTTTTGAATAGTTTCCCTTTGTACCCAAAAATTTGATAATTTATCAGCAATGGGTTTGAGAATAAATTGGAATTGAGCATTTCTGAGGTAATCTTGGGTTTGGGCTTGAATTAAAGCATATTTATTCAGGATTTGAATTTCTCCTGTAGAAATCTCTTGGGTAACTTGTTCGATTAATTCTTCAATGACATACTCCATCACCACTGGCTGCAGAGTAAACTTACCTGCTTGATTTTCAATTAAGCAGCGCGATTGTAAAGACTCTACTGTTGTCAGTAAATATCGCGTTTTGACAACATCAATAATATTGCTTTGTAACTCTTTTAAAGATAGCCATTCTCGATGAATCGCCAACCAATACATGACTTGTTTTTCTAAAATCGAAAGACGGTAAAACTGCTGGCTGAGTAAATCGAAAATATCGCCGAAGATAATTGTCCCTGCTTGTAAAAAATCAGTAATACTACCAGCAAATAATTCTTCAATCGTCGTCGCTCCAATCTTTAGCGCCAGCGGATTACCAGAATAAGACTCAACTAAGTTGTTTATTTGAGTTGCTGATGGCGATAAACCTTTTTGTAATAAAATTAATTCTCCTTCTCGAAAATTTAACCCTTTTAATGTTAGTGATCGCGCTGGGAAATTATCACCTTCTCTCGCGCCAAGTCCTCTAGGTTTTTCTCGACTGGTGACTAAAATACAACTTTGATGGCGAGTATCTCCCACACGTTGTAAAAGTTGTCCGTATCCTGCATATTCTTCTCGGTAATTTCCGGCTTGTTTATCGCTGTCTAATATCGATTCGAAATTATCCAACACCACTAAACAGCGAGAAGCACGCAGACATTCGATGAATTGAGATATTTGTTTATCTAAGGAATTTGCTACAGATCTTTGATGTTCTTGAGATAAAAAACTGATTAAATCGCTCAATAATTCTTCTACTGGTGGCGCATTTCGTAAGCTTCGCCAAATTAAACAATCGAATTCATTTTCCACCAGTTCTGCTAACTTGACAGATAAAGCTGTTTTTCCAATTCCACCCATGCCAATTATTGTAATTAATCGGCAATTATCCGTTAGAATCCATTTTTTTAATATGTTAATTTCGTCATTACGTCCGTAAAATATCGAAACATCAATCGCCTCTCCCCAATCCTGGCGCTTTTTTTTACTTTCTACTTGAGTGTGATTAAATATAGCTTGAGATGCAAATTTTTCCTTGAAACTCACCCAACTAGGTTGTTCTTCAGCGGGATTAATAAAAATTACAGGTAGCCAACTCGCACCAGGAAAATCATCTTCTAATCCTTGTAGTCTGCGTCGCGCTTGCTGTACTGACGTATACAACGATTTTTGTTCAAACGCAAACGCTTGTAAAAAATAATTAAAAAATTCTTCTGCAACGCGATTTGGCACTGGTTCGCGCATAACAATTGTCGTCGGCAGGTTTAATTTTTCCAAGCCATGAGCCAACCCTAAACCATTGCAAGAATTAAAAATTGCTAGTTGCAAACCGGCATCAATCGCCGCTTTTAACGCTTCTGTTAATTGTTCAATCGTCAAACTATTATTGGTCAGATTTTCATTAATATAAATTATTCCTGTTTCCTCCTCAGTTTGACTATGCCCAGCAAAAAAGAGCATATCCCAACCTTGAGAATCCCAAAGTTTATCGTTAAATTCTCGCCGTGAAGGCTTGACAATTAACTGTATCTCTGCATTTGGTAAACTTTGTAAAAACCTCTGTTCTCTTTCTAAATCAATACCTTGAGAATTGCCTAAAATTGCCAAAATTCTCACGTGATTTCTCTTAATTTGCGACAATTGCGACCCAGGAGTGCGTTTATATTCAGTTCTCGAAAAAGAAAGTTCTGAACGCGGATAATCTTGAAAAAAACTGCAACAATGCCAAGGTAATTTTTGGATAATAATATCTTGAGTTTCGATAATTACCCGTATTTCATCTGCCGGATTAAGCGCAGCGCGTAGCTGTCGGCTAATACTAGCAATCCCTGGTGATTCCAGCCAATTATTAATACTTAGCTGTAACTGTTGAGACAAATTATTAAAATCTACTACAGAGACATTCGTGATATCACCTTCATCAATTTCTAGTTCATCATCATCATTATCATTCGCCAAATTCCTAATCGCTCCACTTACTAGGCGATGGGCTGCGCCCCGCCAAAGGCGATCGCACAAACTCTGATACATCGATTGCCAATTTCGATACAACTCTACCAAATTCGGCGCTGGTGGTAAACTACCGATAAACTGCTGCGGACGAGGATTATTTAATGTCCACAACCCAGCAGTCACAACAGGAAATCCCTCGTATAAATCACCATATCCCAGATTGATGACAACTGAATAAATCATCTAAAACCTCCAGGAGACTACCACTGAAACGGTACGGCTGTCAGTGGTGGGTAGTTTACTCTGCAAGTATGCCTAGCGAGGGGACATAGGGACTAGATGTTTATTTTAACCTATGATCGCGGAATTCCCCATCCGCCATGTGGTGGGGATAGTGTGCGATCGCTCCGCATTGTTCGGAGTCTTGTCTTCTCCTAAAAGCGATCGCCAGTGAGAGGAATATCCTACCGGACGCAAGCAACACAAAACGTGTTATCAATGTAATATGTAAATCTTCAGATGGTTTGGAACTGAATTGGTGTTCTAGTCACTCGAGAAGTTTTTACATCCCGTCAATATTGGTAATCTTATGCCAAGAATAAGAATAAGGATGGGTCAGATTTCAAACTTCAGACTAAGAGCGGAGAATTCTGGAGGAGTTCTCAAAGCAGTCTCAACGTACCAAGACCGAAATAATGACTGAATTGGCTAGTACATCGTTAACTTAACAGCACTGGAACACATTCATCACGCTATCTAACTGGAACTTTAGGAATTATGGGAACTTCAAATAGAGAGTTTGAAATCAACAAAAATGAGGAAGAGTGGCGCGAAGTTTTGACACCGGAACAGTTTTGCGTGTTGCGTCAACATGCGACAGAACGTCCTCACACCAGCGCACTCAATAAGGAGTATGCTCAAGGCACTTATGTATGTGCTGCTTGCGGGCTGCCATTGTTTACATCTAACACCAAATTTGACAGTGGCACTGGCTGGCCCAGTTTTTTTCAACCAATTGAAGGTGGAATCGGCACAACCGTAGACAAGTCGTTATTTATGACTAGAATTGAAGTGCATTGTAACCGCTGTGGTGGGCATCTAGGTCATGTGTTTGACGACGGTCCCGAACCTACTGGCAAACGCTACTGCATCAACGGTGTTGGTCTAAAGTTTATTGCAGACTGATATTAAGCGTGTGGAGTTGAAGGCGATTGGGCAAAAATAAATTCGTAGTGAGGGCTTTAGTCCTCTTGCTCGAGAAAGCAAGGACTAAAGTCCTTACTACAAAGAAGTTTTATTATGGGTAATTTCCCCAACATGATATTACAGCCGTTTTCAACTAGACGCGCCCTGGCGCATCTCTACATACGAGAAATTTTCACAAATAATCTTAACTATATTGAGGTCAATCCTACTTTACCTTGGCACGGAAGCGAATGAAACCATAAGCAGGACTATTGGGTGCGCTATCAGGCAAAGTCGTGGAATTTTTCACCACGTCCACTACTACCGCTCCTGTGAGGTTTTGAGCGGCGGGCAATGCTGGGAGAGGAGTCGAACCTGAGAAAGCAGCTTTGTTACAAGATCCAGGAGCTTCTGTGCCAGATGGGATAAACTGACCACCATCAGTGGTATCATTGGCATTAGTTAGATTGGTGCTTGTAGAGCCGATCGCCATCGCAATGCCAGAACCAGATGCGAAGGCATTCTCAACAAAGGTGGTATTAGTAGGCTCCAAGTCACAAATACTGACGTTTTTAATGGGTGTACCACCGCTAGAGAGGAAGTAAATGGTGTATTCTAATTCATCACCTGGTTGGACTTTACCGCCATTGATTGCACCTTTAAGGTAACTAGCGGGCCAGTTGGGGTTGTTGTCGTCGGTGGAGTTAGGGTCATCAACAACAGCAGTCAAATCAACAGTTCCATTCGTGGTTTTGCCGTTGATGGCGGTAATGCGTTTGACGAGAAGTAGCTTAGGAAAACCGTTATTGTTGAGACCAACGCTGGTAAAGCGAGTTCCTACAGTATCAGTATCTATAGTTGGTAGATAGTTTGTACATCCTTGAGTCTTGGCTGTACCGCTCGTGGTTGGTTCCCAGCAAGCACTGGTATTGGTATCTAGTCCATTTCGAGTTAAGCTAATTGACTGACCAGTATTAGCCTTAGCCAAGGCAGACTGATAGGTGCTATTCCACAGGTTAAGAGAACTTGGAGGCGCGGTATTAATAGCACTACCCGAACCGTATGCGATATAGTCAACAATCTGAGTTTGGTTATCGTATAACCAGACATCGTCACCGGTGTTGTTGAGGCTGGGACTTTGTCCTAACCAAGTTTGAAAAGTAGCTCCACTTGCCTGACGATCTGAGGTGTTAGTGCCAATCCAAATTACGGCATATTGCCCAGGTGCTAAGGTTGTACCGCTAGGGAAAACGTACGGGCTTGAATTGCCAGTAATACTACCAGTGCCATCGGTACTATTGGCAATTAGGTTACCATCCATCAGCTTCCAACCGCTGAGGTCAACCGTCGAATTAGAAGCATTGTAGATTTCAATAAATTCATCGTTCGCGGCAGCAGTATTAGCCCCTGTTTGGGCGTACAGCACTTCGTTAATGATGACTTTGCCTTGAAGCGGTGAAACTTGGTAAACACCAATTGTTGTGGGGTCACTGGCAGAGTTGTTAGTGGTGTTAGCTTCGCCACCACCCGAGACAGTAGCTGTGTTAGTGATGCTAGATGGGGCATTCGCAGCAACGGTAACACCAAGGCTGATAGCAGGATAGCTAGCTGCCGCAGCAAGAGCATCCAAACGGGTACAGGTGACAGTCTGTCCGGAAATTGTACAAGTCCAACCTGTGCCAGTAGCTGCTGTAGGAGTCAAACCTGTGGGTAGAGTGTCAGCCACAGTCACAAGCCCAGTGGTTGCAACACTACCAGAGTTAGTCGCGGTGATAGTGTAGGTTCCAGATGAACCTAGGATAAAGTTGCCTGTGTGAGTTTTGGTGATTGTCAGGTCAGAAGCACCGTTAATTGTCGTTGGGTCGTTGGCTGTGTCGTTCGTGGTGTTTGTCTGGCTACCACCGGAGACTTTAGCTGTGTTCGTGACAGTAGAGGCGGCATTGGAGGCAACGGTAACACCGAGGGTGATAGCGGGATAGCTGGCTGCGGCTGCTAGGGCATCAGTGCGAGTACAGGTGACAGTTTGTCCTGATATTGTACAAGTCCAGCCTGTGCCAGTTGCCGTTGTGGGAGTTAGACCTGTAGGTACGGTATCGGTAACTGTGACAGTACCACTGGTAGGCGCACCACCGGAGTTAGTAGCGGTGATGGTATAGCTACCAGTTCCTCCTTGGGTGAAGTTGCCTGTATGAGTTTTGGTCACGGTTAGGTCAGCAACACCATTAATTGTCGTGGGGTCACTGGCAGAGTTGTTAGTGGTGTTAGCTTCGCCACCACCGCCAACTGTGGCAGTGTTGGTGATACTTGCTGGGGCGTTAGAGGCAACAGTAACGCCGAGGCTAATTGCTGGGTAATTTGTGTTGACTGCCAAAGCATCGGTACGGGTACAGGTGACAGTTTGCCCTGATATTGTACAAGTCCAGCCTGTGCCTGTTGCTGTTGAGGGAGTCAAACCTGTGGGCAAGGTGTCAGTGACGGTGACTGTGCCACTGGTAGCCGTACCACCGGAGTTTCTTGCAGTGATGGTGTATGAGCCAGTTCCACCTTGGCTGAAGTTGCCCGTGTGAGTTTTGGTGATGGTTAGGTCAGAGACAGCGTTAATTGTCGTGGGGTCATTGGCTGTGTTGTTGTCTGTTTTGGTTTCGCCACCGCCGGCAACTGTGGCTGTGTTGGTAACGCTAGCTGGGGCAGTGGCGGCAACATTAACGCCGAGGGTAATTGCTGGGTAGCTTGCACCTGCAGCTATAGCATCAGTGCGGGTACAAGTGACAGTTTGTCCTGATATAGTGCAAGTCCAGCCTGTGCCAGTTGCGGTTGTAGGAGTTAAACCTGTAGGCACGGTGTCAGTGACGGTAACTGTACCACTTGTAGCAATAGTACCGGAGTTAGTAGCGGTGATGGTATATGAGCCAGTTCCACCTTGGGTGAAGTTGCCCGTGTGAGTTTTGGTAATAGTTAAGTCAGAGCTACCCCCAATTGGGGCGGGATCACCTACAGCAAAGTAAGTATATTGTGGACGCAAAACTGGGTGGCTTGCAGAACCAGCGTTAGTGTTGACGCCAGTGGTGCCTAGGCGGGGGCGAAGCCGAACCAAGTAGTATTTGTTGGGGGTCAAGCTGCCAGCAGAAACGTTGCCATAGTTAGTGTTAGCTGTCAAGTTAGTGCCGACAACTTTGGAGTAGTAATAGCTCGTTAGTATATCTTCATCTAATTTAGAACCTGAATCTAAGCTGAAATTAGTCGTCCAGGTTGAAACGGTTGCCGCAACGTTGCCTGAATTATTGGCATAATCTGTCTCCGGGTTTCCAGTAGGGGGGACATCTAAGCGAATAATATCGACGATGTCGTTTAGGGTGTCTCCCCAACTGGGCAATTTCGAGCCAGTTGTTGTGCTGGGAGTTGTCGTCGTGTCATTGGCACCAAGTGTGGAATTTTCGATTGTAATTTGATCTGTGGATGTGTAG
The sequence above is a segment of the Mastigocladopsis repens PCC 10914 genome. Coding sequences within it:
- the msrB gene encoding peptide-methionine (R)-S-oxide reductase MsrB — encoded protein: MGTSNREFEINKNEEEWREVLTPEQFCVLRQHATERPHTSALNKEYAQGTYVCAACGLPLFTSNTKFDSGTGWPSFFQPIEGGIGTTVDKSLFMTRIEVHCNRCGGHLGHVFDDGPEPTGKRYCINGVGLKFIAD
- a CDS encoding WD40 domain-containing protein produces the protein MIYSVVINLGYGDLYEGFPVVTAGLWTLNNPRPQQFIGSLPPAPNLVELYRNWQSMYQSLCDRLWRGAAHRLVSGAIRNLANDNDDDELEIDEGDITNVSVVDFNNLSQQLQLSINNWLESPGIASISRQLRAALNPADEIRVIIETQDIIIQKLPWHCCSFFQDYPRSELSFSRTEYKRTPGSQLSQIKRNHVRILAILGNSQGIDLEREQRFLQSLPNAEIQLIVKPSRREFNDKLWDSQGWDMLFFAGHSQTEEETGIIYINENLTNNSLTIEQLTEALKAAIDAGLQLAIFNSCNGLGLAHGLEKLNLPTTIVMREPVPNRVAEEFFNYFLQAFAFEQKSLYTSVQQARRRLQGLEDDFPGASWLPVIFINPAEEQPSWVSFKEKFASQAIFNHTQVESKKKRQDWGEAIDVSIFYGRNDEINILKKWILTDNCRLITIIGMGGIGKTALSVKLAELVENEFDCLIWRSLRNAPPVEELLSDLISFLSQEHQRSVANSLDKQISQFIECLRASRCLVVLDNFESILDSDKQAGNYREEYAGYGQLLQRVGDTRHQSCILVTSREKPRGLGAREGDNFPARSLTLKGLNFREGELILLQKGLSPSATQINNLVESYSGNPLALKIGATTIEELFAGSITDFLQAGTIIFGDIFDLLSQQFYRLSILEKQVMYWLAIHREWLSLKELQSNIIDVVKTRYLLTTVESLQSRCLIENQAGKFTLQPVVMEYVIEELIEQVTQEISTGEIQILNKYALIQAQTQDYLRNAQFQFILKPIADKLSNFWVQRETIQKHLNQLLSQLKSSITPKPGYAAGNIINLLRQLDIELNNYDFSNLNIWQAYLQGINLQQTNFAHSDLSKSVFTQTLGSILAAKFSPTGKLLATAIENQIYLWEVDNIRQLLQLDGHTAWVRSLAFSPQGKILASGSRDRTIRIWNVESGQCLQILTGHTSDVQSVAFSHDGNTLASGSNDKTIRLWNISTGQCLQVFRGHTNNLTFVTFHPHNQILITASVDNTVRLWDIPTGECLQIFNIPINWELAVALSHDGQTLVTGSDGNTVKFWDISSGQCIKTLPDYNSFVWTVTFSHDDKTIVTGSEDNTIKIWDVETGECLQTLHEHNQRVWLVDLHPDNQTLVSISEDQTIKLWDMRSRRCLKTLKGYSNWILSLAFSPDGQTLASSSQDQKIRLWDIKTGKCHSILQGHNNLISSVTFAPQHIKDCLLASGSDDNTIKLWNHQSQCLKTLRGHEAWVHSVAFSPQGKILASGSRDSTVKLWDWRTGECLHTLVGHQNRVKSVAFHPDNTILASASDDKTVKIWDVNNRTCLQTLVGHQDRVDCVVFSPNANIIASASCDKTIKLWDVNTGECLHTLQAHTHRIRMVAFSSDGQILASCSDDQTVKLWDASTGKHIRTLSGHDKAIWTVAISPDNCILASGSEDQTIKLWYLQTGECWQTLRCSRPYEGMNINNTTGLTTAQKTILKSLGAVGE
- a CDS encoding beta strand repeat-containing protein, which produces MKSLFLLKNLRAVAQSSQGKRRKKSKRVAGVLSAIVLGFGSQLLLPQVGLAQTAGVTVGTPSFTILDDACIVGGTPDSGDTITIATNLRNTIGSNEAFRVVFRATANVGGTTVNLSEDLLYGGPTYMSRNPTVGGSNWDDSYGQVVNTPIVANGGNYTVRANFGLNTQQMANALNLASGTSATVTFRAEVFSRDFSIYYGTASATQSITYRRTSACTSGRPNNTSSLLLTTNKAVYTSTDQITIENSTLGANDTTTTPSTTTGSKLPSWGDTLNDIVDIIRLDVPPTGNPETDYANNSGNVAATVSTWTTNFSLDSGSKLDEDILTSYYYSKVVGTNLTANTNYGNVSAGSLTPNKYYLVRLRPRLGTTGVNTNAGSASHPVLRPQYTYFAVGDPAPIGGSSDLTITKTHTGNFTQGGTGSYTITATNSGTIATSGTVTVTDTVPTGLTPTTATGTGWTCTISGQTVTCTRTDAIAAGASYPAITLGVNVAATAPASVTNTATVAGGGETKTDNNTANDPTTINAVSDLTITKTHTGNFSQGGTGSYTITARNSGGTATSGTVTVTDTLPTGLTPSTATGTGWTCTISGQTVTCTRTDALAVNTNYPAISLGVTVASNAPASITNTATVGGGGEANTTNNSASDPTTINGVADLTVTKTHTGNFTQGGTGSYTITATNSGGAPTSGTVTVTDTVPTGLTPTTATGTGWTCTISGQTVTCTRTDALAAAASYPAITLGVTVASNAASTVTNTAKVSGGSQTNTTNDTANDPTTINGASDLTITKTHTGNFILGSSGTYTITATNSGSVATTGLVTVADTLPTGLTPTAATGTGWTCTISGQTVTCTRLDALAAAASYPAISLGVTVAANAPSSITNTATVSGGGEANTTNNSASDPTTIGVYQVSPLQGKVIINEVLYAQTGANTAAANDEFIEIYNASNSTVDLSGWKLMDGNLIANSTDGTGSITGNSSPYVFPSGTTLAPGQYAVIWIGTNTSDRQASGATFQTWLGQSPSLNNTGDDVWLYDNQTQIVDYIAYGSGSAINTAPPSSLNLWNSTYQSALAKANTGQSISLTRNGLDTNTSACWEPTTSGTAKTQGCTNYLPTIDTDTVGTRFTSVGLNNNGFPKLLLVKRITAINGKTTNGTVDLTAVVDDPNSTDDNNPNWPASYLKGAINGGKVQPGDELEYTIYFLSSGGTPIKNVSICDLEPTNTTFVENAFASGSGIAMAIGSTSTNLTNANDTTDGGQFIPSGTEAPGSCNKAAFSGSTPLPALPAAQNLTGAVVVDVVKNSTTLPDSAPNSPAYGFIRFRAKVK
- a CDS encoding SDR family NAD(P)-dependent oxidoreductase; the encoded protein is MSTALITGASGGIGKAFAEELAARNTNLVLVARSKEQLSKLASHLQEQYKIQVDILVKDLTEPGATDTVFDAVKAKGLTIDLLINNAGFAHYGDFAESDGERQIKMVQLNILALVDLTHKFLPQMRQRRSGSIINVSSLTAFQPMPYISLYAASKAFIVSFSQALWAENRQYGVRVLVTCPGPVETNFFTEANFPPALAAKTNKISTSEQVVRESLKALERGDSIVVIGGFSTHFISRLSRFVPRRTLLYILEKQFKTKTL